Proteins from a single region of Rana temporaria chromosome 5, aRanTem1.1, whole genome shotgun sequence:
- the TCEA1 gene encoding transcription elongation factor A protein 1 isoform X1, producing the protein MSGCGGEEIIRIAKKMERMVQKKNTGGALDLLKELKNLPMTLELLQSTRIGMSVNAIRKQSSDDDVTSLAKSLIKSWKKLLDGPSDDKEPEEKKKEPLPPAQNSPEPREESSSSTNSSFLKEDCAAPPENFITSYPRAPSTSDSVRIKCRELLSAALKTGDDYITIGADDEELGAQIEEAVFQEFRHTDSKYKNRVRSRIANLKDAKNPNLRRNVLCGNISPILFAKMSAEEMASDELKEMRKNMTKEAIREHQIAKTGGTETDLFSCGKCKKKNCTYTQVQTRSADEPMTTFVFCNTCGNRWKFC; encoded by the exons ATGAGCGGGTGCGGCGGGGAGGAGATTATCCGTATCGCCAAGAAGATGGAGCGGATGGTACAGAAGAAGAACACG ggTGGGGCTTTAGATTTATTAAAGGAACTTAAAAATCTCCCAATGACTTTGGAGCTTCTTCAG tCCACGCGAATTGGAATGTCGGTGAACGCCATCCGTAAACAAAGCTCCGATGATGACGTGACGTCTCTAGCCAAATCGCTCATTAAGTCCTGGAAAAAACTTTTAG ATGGTCCTTCAGATGACAAAGAACCAGAGGAAAAGAAGAAAGAGCCACTGCCTCCTGCCCAGAACAGCCCAGAGCCCAGGGAAGAAAG CAGTTCAAGCACTAATTCCAGCTTTCTGAAGGAGGACTGTGCCGCCCCACCTGAAAACTTCATTACATCTTATCCACGAGCTCCTAGTACATCAGACTCGGTTAGGATTAAATGCAGAGAACTGCTGTCTGCAGCCCTGAAAACAGGAG ATGATTACATTACAATTGGTGCAGATGATGAGGAGCTTGGGGCTCAGATTGAAGAAG CTGTGTTTCAAGAGTTTAGGCACACCGATTCAAAGTACAAGAACAGAGTTCGGAGCAGAATCGCCAACCTAAAGGATGCAAAAAACCCAAACTTAAGGCGAAATGTCCTTTGTGGCAACATTTCTCCAATTCTATTTGCCAAGATGTCTGCAGAG GAAATGGCCAGCGATGAACTTAAGGAAATGAGAAAGAACATGACTAAGGAGGCCATCCGGGAGCACCAAATTGCCAAGACTGGTGGTACAGAGACTGACCTGTTTAGCTGTggaaaatgtaaaaagaagaatTGTACATACACTCAG GTTCAAACCCGAAGCGCTGATGAACCTATGACAACATTTGTATTCTGTAATACATGTGGAAATCGTTGGAAG ttttgtTAA
- the TCEA1 gene encoding transcription elongation factor A protein 1 isoform X2 yields the protein MSGCGGEEIIRIAKKMERMVQKKNTGGALDLLKELKNLPMTLELLQSTRIGMSVNAIRKQSSDDDVTSLAKSLIKSWKKLLDGPSDDKEPEEKKKEPLPPAQNSPEPREESSSTNSSFLKEDCAAPPENFITSYPRAPSTSDSVRIKCRELLSAALKTGDDYITIGADDEELGAQIEEAVFQEFRHTDSKYKNRVRSRIANLKDAKNPNLRRNVLCGNISPILFAKMSAEEMASDELKEMRKNMTKEAIREHQIAKTGGTETDLFSCGKCKKKNCTYTQVQTRSADEPMTTFVFCNTCGNRWKFC from the exons ATGAGCGGGTGCGGCGGGGAGGAGATTATCCGTATCGCCAAGAAGATGGAGCGGATGGTACAGAAGAAGAACACG ggTGGGGCTTTAGATTTATTAAAGGAACTTAAAAATCTCCCAATGACTTTGGAGCTTCTTCAG tCCACGCGAATTGGAATGTCGGTGAACGCCATCCGTAAACAAAGCTCCGATGATGACGTGACGTCTCTAGCCAAATCGCTCATTAAGTCCTGGAAAAAACTTTTAG ATGGTCCTTCAGATGACAAAGAACCAGAGGAAAAGAAGAAAGAGCCACTGCCTCCTGCCCAGAACAGCCCAGAGCCCAGGGAAGAAAG TTCAAGCACTAATTCCAGCTTTCTGAAGGAGGACTGTGCCGCCCCACCTGAAAACTTCATTACATCTTATCCACGAGCTCCTAGTACATCAGACTCGGTTAGGATTAAATGCAGAGAACTGCTGTCTGCAGCCCTGAAAACAGGAG ATGATTACATTACAATTGGTGCAGATGATGAGGAGCTTGGGGCTCAGATTGAAGAAG CTGTGTTTCAAGAGTTTAGGCACACCGATTCAAAGTACAAGAACAGAGTTCGGAGCAGAATCGCCAACCTAAAGGATGCAAAAAACCCAAACTTAAGGCGAAATGTCCTTTGTGGCAACATTTCTCCAATTCTATTTGCCAAGATGTCTGCAGAG GAAATGGCCAGCGATGAACTTAAGGAAATGAGAAAGAACATGACTAAGGAGGCCATCCGGGAGCACCAAATTGCCAAGACTGGTGGTACAGAGACTGACCTGTTTAGCTGTggaaaatgtaaaaagaagaatTGTACATACACTCAG GTTCAAACCCGAAGCGCTGATGAACCTATGACAACATTTGTATTCTGTAATACATGTGGAAATCGTTGGAAG ttttgtTAA